A segment of the Myxococcus guangdongensis genome:
CGTCGGTGACTTGCTTCACGCGGGGCTGGCCCAGCTGCCGCAGGTCCACGCCGAGCGCGGCCTCGTTGTCGCTCAGGAACTTGAAGAGCGCGTCGGCGACGACGGCCTCGTCGACCTCGCCGGCGGAGCGGCCCAGCTGCTGCTGGAGCGAGACGAGCGTCACGGTGTTGCCCACGCCCTTGCCGGGGATGAGGGGAATGGCGCCCTGGACGGCGGAGGGCATGCCCGTCAGCGGGTCCAGGTACACGTGGAAGTCGCGTCCGTTGCGGGCGAAGAAGTCGTCCCACGCGCCGGGCGCCGCGCCCTTCAGCTTCGAGCGGGCGTCGTCGAGGGACACGTTGGAGACGGGCAGGTACAGCTCCGGCGTGAAGAACGCCTGGCTCGCCAACGGGCTCGGTTGTGAGGGCTGGAGTGCCCATGCCAGCGCGCTGCAACACAGCACGAGACAGGCGACCCACTTCGACGATTGACGCATGCGGTCCTCCCGCGAAACGCGAAAGACAGACAGACGCTCCCCCCTGGGAGCACGCGCCCCATCGAGCCCGCATCTGCGGGCCATGAAAATCGCTACTTTCAGGAACTGTCTGACTTGCGGAAACCCCTCTGGGGACGCGGAGCTGGACGGCCCAGGAGTGAACACTCACAAGGACTTCGAGTCTCACGCGTTCAAGACGGCGGGAAAGCAGCCGTTGCACTGGAGTTGACGCTTCGCGCCGGGGACGAGGCTCAGGCAGGGAAGAGCAGCCGTGTGTATTGCTTCACCCAGGCGCGGCGGGTGTCCAGGGTGCGGAAGTCGAGCAGGAGGACCTGGTCGAACACGCGAGGGAGCATGGACACGAGGAGGATGGAGGACCAGACCTGGGTGAGCGCGAGCCTGCGGCGTGCTTCCTTCAGGTGGGGTGTGGCGGGGGCGAGCTTTCGGGACAGCGCTTCGAGGAAGGTGTTGAGGCGTTGGACGGCGGGGCCGTCGTAGCGTTGGTGGACGAGCGCGTCGTGCAGGTGGGCATGGGCGATGCGGGGGTAGCGGCCGACGTTGCCGACGACGTCCTCGAGCAGGGTCTCGAAGGCTTCGCGGACGGCGAGGCCCTCGTCGAGGAGCTTGTCGAAGTCGAGGAGGACGTGGGTGAAGGCCTGGTCCAGGGTGGAGTCCAGGGCTTGGGTGATCAGCTTCTCCTTGCTGCGGAAGTAGTAGCTGATGGCGGCGCTGTTCACCTGGGCCTCGCGGGCAATCTCGCGGATGCCAGTGGCGTCCAGCCCGTCGCGCTCGATGCAGATGATGGTCGCCCGGAGGATGCGCTCCCGAGCGTCCTGTTCCTTCGTTCCCATGCGCCACCATACGGTGGACTTCAGACCTCGGTGAAGCGCATCCCGGTGACACCGAGTCCTTCAAGCGCGAGCTTGAGGTCCTCGGAGACGATGAGCGCCACGGACCAGCCCCAGGTCCGGAAGAGCTTCGCGTCACCCACCTTCGACGGGTCGATTCTCAGCCCGTCCACGTCCCGGTACTGGCCCACCTTCTCTGGCCGTCCGTCCTCGGCCGTCCAACGCTCCACTTCCCGGGACGCCGCGTCGTCGATGCACTCGATGAGCCGCGTTGCCACGAGGATGCTGTACTGCTCGGGCTGCCCTGGAATCTCCACGGGGATGACCTGCACGTCCTCGGGCGCCAGCTCCGTGAGCAGCGTCGCCACTCGGACGTGGACGACCGGTGTCGAGATCCCCGCGAGGGTGAAATCGAAGGTCCTGCCCGGTACGTCCACAGGAATCCGTAGTCGACCCGGGTTCTCGATGCGGCGCCCCCTCTTGAACACCCAGGGGTCCTCGACCTCTCGGCCCCCCAGGTCCGTGGGGATTCCGAGTGAACATCGCCCAGGGAGCAACATGTCGGGAGCAAGCTCGAAGAACCGTTTCGTCATGGACATTGAGTCGTGAGCTTCAGGTACGCGTCACCAGTTTGTTCAACTCGGAGCCGGGAGTGGAGACTTGTTTCGCGAGTCGCCTGAGCTCCGTCGTCAGCGCCTCCCGACACTGCCGCAGGGTCCCGCAGTCTTCCAGCGCCTCCGTCAACCGATTGAGGACCCGCTGATGATATGCCTGGGGATGTGGTCCCTTGTGCCCGTTCACCCTCACGACGTTGGCGCGGTCGTTCAGGGACATCCCGGCTTTGTCGAAGAGCTTCTGGAACAGCGGTGACCACGGACCTCCGTTCCTGTCGGACTCCCACCACTTGTCCGTGGCGATGTGGTGGTCATGCCCGGCTGAATCCACGGGCCCGACAGCGCCGCCTCCCTGCGCCATCGCCGACACCGCGCCAGTGGTCACCGAAAGAGTGACCACCTCGCTCGCCATCGCCACCGCCTGCACCTCTCCCACCACAGAGAGGGCGATGCCCGCGTTCGCGCTCGCCTGCACGGACGCCTGCGCGGACCCCGGCAACGTCGGCACTCGCCCCGCGAAGCCCGCCGCTGTGTTCCCGATGGCCACCGTCGCGAGCATCGCGAAGGCCCTCGCCGCGTTGCGGCCCATCACCCGCCCGTAGCCCTCCCCCGCCTCGCGCAACTCGTCGAAGGTGTGGGCCTGGTCCACCGCCTCCATCAACCTCTGGAAGCCCGCCACCAGGCTCCAGAACGTGTCCACTCCCACATAGGCAATCAACGTGGCCGTCATCACCGCCGCCAGCCCCTTCGACACCGGCTCGGGCACGCTCCAAAGGACCAGGTACATCGTCCCCGTCCACATCGCAGCCGCCACCATCGCGCCCGGGTCCGCCATGTCTTCGAACGCTTCCCACATCTCATCCAGCACCGCGCCATGCGCGAGCGCCAACGCCAGCGCATAACGCCCATCCCCCTCCACCGTGGAGCGCCCCACCAACAGTTGCAGGCAGTCCCCGGACTGGCCCGTGCGCTCACACCACCGCAAGTAGGCGCGTGTCAGCTCCGCGTCCGCGCCATCTCCTTCCAGGTGTGCGCCAGCGCCCACGGGCGTCACCTGCCGCGTTCGCACATCGAAGCGGTACACCCCACCCCGCTCGTCCATCTCGAACAGCCGCCTCGCAGCCTCCTCCGGAGACCGCGCTGGGCGAGAGTGTCTGCTCTCGGCAACCAATGCCTCGACGAACTCGTCTTCCTCCAGGTCAACAGGAGCCGCGTCAACGTCCGAGGTGACGACGAGCGTCCGCCCCTCATCCGTCTCCAACCGCACGCCTCGCGTCGTGGAGCACCCCACCAGCAGCGCCCACACCACGTACAACCATTGCCACTTCATGACGCACGCTCCCGGATGAGCATTGGTGCCACACCGGGCAGAATGCCAAACAAGCCCGACATCCAGGCAAAGCCCTGGCGTGGGTCTGCGTCAGGCCACACCATCACTTGCCGGAGCACGACACCGCGCGCTATCCGTGTCGGCCCCGACATGAGCATCCAGAATGGCGCCGAAGGAAAGACGTGGCTCGAGCTCCAGCAGCGCACCTGCCAGAAAGCCGGGGCCGCATTCGTTCCCCCTGAAGCAGGCATGCGAGTGGCCGTCGCGCGCGACATCCGCGAAGGCGTCATGCCTGTCAACGGGTTGAGGCACGCGGTGAAACAGGGCGGCGTGGGCTGGTTCATCTGGCCCGGAGAAGGCCCACTCTGCCAGGACACGGACTACTTCGTGCCCGTGTGCATAGAGCATCTGGACACCTGGTGCCCCCTCGCGCTGCCCTTCCTGGGCCTCCCCCCTGGATGGCGGTTCCTGACAGATGGGCCTTACGTGGACATGTGGTTCGATCAGAAGATCTACGACCTGCCCATCGACTGAGTCAGACGCCCGGCAGTGACTCAGCGCGCACCAGCGGCTGCGCGCTCTTCGACCACAGCACCGCGCAGAGCGCGCCAATCACCAACTCCGCCACCATCGCCGCGACCAGCTCCGGCGCGGGCGTGCCGTCCACGGCCAGACTCAACATCCGTGATACGCCGTAGGACAGGTACAGCGTCGTCGACACCGCCAGCGACGTGAACGTCAGCCGGCTCCAGATTCCGCCGGCCATGATGAGCAGCCCACACGCCAGCAACGCCCCTCCTGGCGCGCGCACCTCGCTCAACAGGCTCACCTGCCCCCCATGGTCGATTCCACTCCACCCATGGAAGGCCTGCGGCGTGAACAACAACGCCGCGCCAATCAAGCCACCGATTGCGCCCACGACCAGCAACACCACCTTCGTCACCTGGTTTCGCATCGCCGTCCTCGCTTGACACCGTGTCAATTGACTCCGCGAGAGATATTCGCGACTTTACATCATGTCAAGTGAACCGCCGGAGACCCGGACCCGCATCCTCGCGGCCGCGCTGCACCTGCTGGAGACGCGCCAGGGGCAGGCCGTCCGGATGAGCGACATCGCGAAGAAGGCTGGGGTCAGCCGACAAGCCGTCTACCTGCACTTCAGCACCCGGGCCGCCCTGCTCGTCGCCACCACGCTCTACCTGGACGAGCTCAAGGACGTCCGCGCGCGCCTGGTCCCCAGCCGCACCGCGAAGAGCGGCGCGGAGCGCCTGGACGCGTACGTCGGCGCCTGGGCCGACTACATCCCGGAGATTCGCGGCGTGGCCAAGGCGCTGATGGCCATGGCCGACACCGACGAAGAGGCCGCCGAGGCCTGGACGAAGCGCATGGAGGACATGCGCGAGGGCTGCGCCGCCGCCATCGAGGCCCTGCGCTCCGACGGCGCCCTCTCCCCCGACTACACGGCCCGCGAGGCCACCGACCTGCTCTGGACGCTCCTGTCCGTGCGCAACTGGGAGCACCTCACCCTCGAGCGCGGTTACTCCCAACCTCGCTACAAGGACCTGCTGCTGCGCACCGCGCGTCGGCTCTTCGTCCGCGCCCCACGCTCCGGCTCATGAGCGCGTGCCAGTCGCTGCGCACCGTGCAGTCCGCTGCACACGTCCCAGTGACATCCCCTGAATGCAACTTCCACCGGGTCCGTGCGTTGCAACTGCGACACGCCATGAACCCACGCCTCCTCTGCGCCCTCCTCGTCCTCCTCCCCTTCGCGTCGCGGGCCCAGGTCTCCTTCCCCAAGGACGAGACCTGGCTCACCGTCGGGCCCCTCGTCAGCATCGACGACCTCCCAGGCCAGCCCCGCTTCGGCCTGGGCCTGGAGGGCACCCTCAACGTGCTGAACGACGCCCACAGCCTGGGGCTCTTCGCCCAGGCCCAGTGGATG
Coding sequences within it:
- a CDS encoding TetR/AcrR family transcriptional regulator, translating into MSSEPPETRTRILAAALHLLETRQGQAVRMSDIAKKAGVSRQAVYLHFSTRAALLVATTLYLDELKDVRARLVPSRTAKSGAERLDAYVGAWADYIPEIRGVAKALMAMADTDEEAAEAWTKRMEDMREGCAAAIEALRSDGALSPDYTAREATDLLWTLLSVRNWEHLTLERGYSQPRYKDLLLRTARRLFVRAPRSGS
- a CDS encoding AHH domain-containing protein is translated as MKWQWLYVVWALLVGCSTTRGVRLETDEGRTLVVTSDVDAAPVDLEEDEFVEALVAESRHSRPARSPEEAARRLFEMDERGGVYRFDVRTRQVTPVGAGAHLEGDGADAELTRAYLRWCERTGQSGDCLQLLVGRSTVEGDGRYALALALAHGAVLDEMWEAFEDMADPGAMVAAAMWTGTMYLVLWSVPEPVSKGLAAVMTATLIAYVGVDTFWSLVAGFQRLMEAVDQAHTFDELREAGEGYGRVMGRNAARAFAMLATVAIGNTAAGFAGRVPTLPGSAQASVQASANAGIALSVVGEVQAVAMASEVVTLSVTTGAVSAMAQGGGAVGPVDSAGHDHHIATDKWWESDRNGGPWSPLFQKLFDKAGMSLNDRANVVRVNGHKGPHPQAYHQRVLNRLTEALEDCGTLRQCREALTTELRRLAKQVSTPGSELNKLVTRT
- a CDS encoding immunity protein Imm33 domain-containing protein, which encodes MSIQNGAEGKTWLELQQRTCQKAGAAFVPPEAGMRVAVARDIREGVMPVNGLRHAVKQGGVGWFIWPGEGPLCQDTDYFVPVCIEHLDTWCPLALPFLGLPPGWRFLTDGPYVDMWFDQKIYDLPID
- a CDS encoding imm11 family protein — encoded protein: MSMTKRFFELAPDMLLPGRCSLGIPTDLGGREVEDPWVFKRGRRIENPGRLRIPVDVPGRTFDFTLAGISTPVVHVRVATLLTELAPEDVQVIPVEIPGQPEQYSILVATRLIECIDDAASREVERWTAEDGRPEKVGQYRDVDGLRIDPSKVGDAKLFRTWGWSVALIVSEDLKLALEGLGVTGMRFTEV
- a CDS encoding DUF4345 domain-containing protein — translated: MRNQVTKVVLLVVGAIGGLIGAALLFTPQAFHGWSGIDHGGQVSLLSEVRAPGGALLACGLLIMAGGIWSRLTFTSLAVSTTLYLSYGVSRMLSLAVDGTPAPELVAAMVAELVIGALCAVLWSKSAQPLVRAESLPGV
- a CDS encoding TetR/AcrR family transcriptional regulator — protein: MGTKEQDARERILRATIICIERDGLDATGIREIAREAQVNSAAISYYFRSKEKLITQALDSTLDQAFTHVLLDFDKLLDEGLAVREAFETLLEDVVGNVGRYPRIAHAHLHDALVHQRYDGPAVQRLNTFLEALSRKLAPATPHLKEARRRLALTQVWSSILLVSMLPRVFDQVLLLDFRTLDTRRAWVKQYTRLLFPA